One stretch of Cohnella algarum DNA includes these proteins:
- a CDS encoding ROK family transcriptional regulator, with the protein MPLKGNMEFVKELNRSLVIRRIRDDGPISRTELAAATELGLSTITYIVEELLADGLVREAGTASSSAGRKRVMLQFNNGRYFIAGAKIEESCIEFGVSDLNGTILERIQAEFAALPTESGPVNDIMIQSIRELSVPLREAGMECLGVGIAVSGLVDRSTLKVVSSPSCLGKTSNLRSYAKRWAFRSIWTMTRTCTPWRRSGSVTARGIQTLSR; encoded by the coding sequence ATGCCGTTGAAGGGCAACATGGAATTCGTCAAAGAATTGAACCGTTCGCTCGTCATTCGGAGGATCCGTGACGACGGACCGATATCACGGACGGAGCTTGCAGCCGCCACGGAGCTCGGTTTATCGACCATCACGTACATCGTCGAAGAATTGCTGGCCGATGGACTTGTTCGGGAGGCGGGAACGGCTTCCTCTTCCGCCGGCCGCAAGCGTGTGATGCTTCAGTTCAACAACGGTCGTTACTTTATCGCGGGCGCCAAGATCGAAGAAAGTTGCATCGAATTTGGCGTGTCGGACTTGAACGGAACGATTCTGGAACGAATCCAGGCGGAATTCGCCGCCCTGCCGACCGAGAGCGGGCCTGTCAATGACATCATGATTCAGTCGATTCGGGAACTGTCGGTACCGTTGCGCGAGGCGGGGATGGAGTGTCTTGGGGTCGGAATCGCCGTCTCGGGCTTGGTTGACCGGAGTACATTGAAAGTGGTCAGTTCCCCTTCCTGTCTTGGGAAAACCTCGAATTTACGAAGTTACGCGAAGCGCTGGGCGTTCCGGTCTATTTGGACAATGACGCGAACGTGTACGCCTTGGCGGAGAAGTGGGTCGGTCACGGCAAGGGGTATTCAAACTTTATCGCGGTAA